In a genomic window of [Empedobacter] haloabium:
- a CDS encoding allantoate amidohydrolase — protein sequence MTTTLSELNTCPLPAFVDTLRGIYEHSPWIPERAAEQRPFATVTALKQALQAVVTQASRDEQLGLIRAHPELAGKAAVRGELTAESTGEQAASGLNLCSSEEFATLHRLNADYNAKFGFPFILAVKGPTGKGLSRQAVIATFARRLKNQPAAEMAECLRQIHRIAEIRLNELLAVQLPYGPRIMQWAEELAQWSDDADGLTCAYLTQAHRRTATQLAEWMRAAGMQVTIDAVGNVVGRYPCDAPEAKTLITGSHYDTVRNGGKYDGRLGILLPLAIVHELHARGEKLPHHLEVIGFAEEEGVRFRSTFLGSNAVAGRFDMDLLEAADAAGVTMRDALVAAGHDPAAIPAIARDPAGVLAYVEVHIEQGPVLLERGLPLGVVTAIAGSSRYLVELTGLASHAGTTPMTMRQDAAAAAAEIVLLVEQRCGGVPALVGTVGQLQVPSGSVNVVPGACRLSLDIRAADDAVRLAAVDDILRGIEAICARRRIEFALEPIVQAAAAPCAPWLMDQLGAAVERQGLPRFDLLSGAGHDAMAMAALTDVAMLFTRCGNGGISHNPLETMTADDADLAAQVLLDFLRGLRRP from the coding sequence ATGACGACCACCCTCTCCGAACTGAACACCTGCCCCCTGCCCGCCTTCGTCGACACGCTGCGCGGCATCTATGAACATTCGCCGTGGATTCCCGAGCGCGCGGCGGAACAAAGGCCATTCGCCACCGTCACGGCGCTGAAGCAGGCCTTGCAGGCCGTGGTGACGCAGGCATCCAGGGACGAGCAACTGGGCCTGATCCGCGCCCACCCCGAGCTGGCCGGCAAGGCCGCCGTGCGGGGCGAGCTGACCGCCGAGTCCACCGGTGAACAGGCCGCCTCCGGCCTGAACCTGTGCAGCTCGGAGGAATTCGCCACGCTGCACCGCCTGAACGCGGACTACAACGCGAAATTCGGCTTCCCGTTCATCCTGGCCGTGAAGGGCCCGACCGGCAAGGGCTTGAGCCGCCAGGCCGTCATCGCCACCTTTGCGCGCCGGCTGAAAAACCAGCCGGCGGCCGAGATGGCCGAATGCCTGCGCCAGATCCACCGCATCGCCGAGATCCGCCTGAACGAGCTGCTGGCCGTGCAGCTGCCGTACGGCCCGCGCATCATGCAGTGGGCCGAAGAGCTGGCGCAATGGAGCGACGACGCCGATGGCCTGACCTGCGCCTACCTGACGCAAGCGCACCGCCGCACGGCCACGCAGCTGGCCGAGTGGATGCGCGCAGCGGGCATGCAGGTGACGATCGACGCCGTCGGCAACGTGGTGGGCCGCTATCCGTGCGACGCGCCCGAGGCGAAGACACTGATCACCGGCTCGCACTACGACACGGTGCGCAACGGCGGCAAGTACGACGGTCGCCTGGGCATCCTGCTGCCGCTGGCCATCGTGCACGAGCTGCATGCCCGTGGCGAGAAGCTGCCTCACCACCTCGAAGTGATCGGCTTCGCGGAAGAAGAAGGCGTACGTTTCCGCAGCACCTTCCTGGGCAGTAACGCCGTTGCGGGCCGCTTCGACATGGACCTGCTGGAGGCGGCGGACGCCGCCGGCGTGACGATGCGCGACGCGCTCGTCGCCGCCGGCCACGATCCCGCCGCCATTCCCGCCATCGCGCGCGACCCGGCCGGCGTGCTGGCCTATGTCGAGGTGCACATCGAACAGGGTCCGGTGCTGCTGGAGCGCGGCCTGCCGCTGGGCGTCGTCACGGCGATTGCCGGCAGCTCGCGCTACCTGGTCGAACTGACCGGGCTGGCCAGCCATGCCGGCACCACCCCCATGACGATGCGCCAGGATGCCGCCGCCGCGGCCGCCGAGATCGTGCTGCTGGTGGAGCAGCGCTGCGGCGGCGTGCCCGCGCTGGTCGGCACTGTCGGCCAGCTGCAGGTGCCGAGCGGTTCCGTCAACGTCGTTCCCGGCGCCTGCAGGCTGTCGCTCGACATTCGCGCAGCCGACGATGCGGTGCGCCTGGCCGCCGTGGACGACATCCTGCGCGGCATCGAGGCGATCTGCGCCCGCCGTCGCATCGAATTCGCGCTCGAGCCGATCGTGCAGGCCGCCGCCGCGCCCTGCGCGCCGTGGCTGATGGACCAGCTCGGGGCCGCCGTCGAACGCCAGGGCTTGCCGCGCTTCGACCTGCTGTCCGGCGCCGGCCATGACGCGATGGCCATGGCGGCGCTGACGGACGTCGCCATGCTGTTTACCCGCTGCGGCAATGGCGGCATCAGCCACAACCCGCTGGAGACGATGACGGCGGACGATGCCGACCTGGCTGCGCAGGTGCTGCTGGACTTCCTGCGCGGCTTGCGCCGCCCGTGA
- a CDS encoding LysR family transcriptional regulator, translating to MSSLPQHLDLHLIRILYLLLVEKNVSRVALKLNQPQPSISASLRKLRELTGDPLLVRGARGMVPTQHGESLLKPAKRILDETESLFVKKTPFVPQEEARTFHIAAPDYLDSQFLPNVVALLRRGSPKSRVVIHNLGPGIDYIRMLSDGDMDLVIANWDEPPQHLHISKLFEDPIICAMHAASPYAKRTASDAMTLQDYLTLPHVAPSQMLPGYGGVIDSFLERQNLRRNVVVESAYFGLIPYMLTQTDLVLTTGRQFLRFYEKTLPLKTFTVPVKFPPMRFYQLWHERVHQAPEHKWLRDQVTAAAKGLAPK from the coding sequence ATGTCCAGCCTGCCGCAACACCTCGACCTGCACCTGATCCGCATCCTGTACCTGCTGCTGGTCGAGAAAAACGTGTCGCGCGTGGCGCTGAAACTGAACCAGCCGCAACCTTCCATTTCGGCCTCGCTGCGCAAGCTGCGCGAGCTGACCGGCGACCCGCTGCTGGTGCGCGGCGCGCGCGGCATGGTGCCCACCCAGCACGGCGAGAGCCTGCTGAAACCCGCGAAGCGCATCCTGGACGAGACCGAAAGCCTGTTCGTCAAGAAGACGCCGTTCGTGCCGCAGGAGGAAGCGCGCACCTTCCACATCGCCGCGCCGGACTACCTGGACAGCCAGTTCCTGCCGAACGTGGTGGCGCTGCTGCGGCGCGGCTCACCGAAAAGCCGCGTCGTCATCCACAACCTGGGGCCGGGAATCGACTACATCCGCATGCTGTCGGACGGCGACATGGACCTCGTCATCGCCAACTGGGACGAGCCGCCGCAACACCTGCACATCTCCAAGCTGTTCGAGGACCCCATCATCTGCGCGATGCATGCCGCCAGCCCGTACGCCAAGCGCACCGCCAGCGACGCGATGACGTTGCAGGACTACCTGACGCTGCCGCACGTGGCGCCGTCGCAGATGCTGCCGGGCTATGGCGGCGTGATCGACTCGTTCCTGGAGCGGCAGAACCTGCGCCGCAACGTGGTCGTGGAATCGGCCTATTTCGGCCTGATCCCCTATATGCTGACGCAGACCGACCTGGTGCTGACGACCGGCCGCCAGTTCCTGCGCTTCTATGAAAAGACGCTGCCGCTGAAGACGTTCACGGTACCCGTCAAGTTCCCGCCGATGCGCTTCTACCAGCTGTGGCACGAGCGCGTGCACCAGGCGCCCGAGCACAAGTGGCTGCGCGACCAGGTCACGGCGGCGGCGAAGGGGCTGGCGCCGAAGTAG
- a CDS encoding urate hydroxylase PuuD, translating to MEVFGYLIPYGLEWLNLLVRWLHIITGIAWIGASFYFVWLDNSIRPPAPGSDLAKKGVMGELWAVHGGGFYNPQKYLVAPAELPKELHWFKWEAYSTWLSGFALLTIAYYFNAQAMMIDKSVADLTSLQAVGTGLGFLVAGWVVYDLLCRSPLGRHDLWFGVVIFLLLVAAAYGLTHLLSGRAAYIHVGAMIGTIMVANVAMLIIPGQRKMVSAMQAGGKPDPIHGIRAKQRSVHNNYFTLPVLFIMISNHYAMTYQHAHAWLVLAFIMAAGVFIRHFFNLRHKGRVEWRYPAIGVALLLTVAVAIAPQRPAASAAGAAGVDAAAQFAQVKAIMDQRCLSCHAAKPTQPGFATAPAGVMFDTPEQIRQRAAQIHKQVVELKAMPIGNLTNMTDAERGQIAAWFAAGAK from the coding sequence ATGGAAGTTTTCGGCTACCTGATCCCGTACGGCCTCGAATGGCTCAACCTTCTCGTGCGCTGGCTGCACATCATCACGGGCATCGCCTGGATCGGCGCGTCGTTCTACTTCGTCTGGCTGGACAACTCGATCCGGCCACCCGCGCCGGGCTCCGACTTGGCGAAAAAGGGCGTGATGGGCGAGTTGTGGGCCGTGCATGGCGGCGGCTTCTACAATCCGCAGAAGTACCTGGTCGCACCGGCCGAGCTGCCGAAGGAGCTGCACTGGTTCAAGTGGGAGGCCTATTCGACCTGGCTGTCCGGCTTCGCGCTGTTGACGATTGCGTACTACTTCAATGCCCAGGCGATGATGATCGACAAATCGGTGGCCGACCTGACCTCGCTGCAGGCCGTCGGCACGGGCCTGGGCTTCCTCGTCGCCGGCTGGGTCGTCTACGACCTGCTGTGCCGCTCGCCGCTGGGCCGGCACGACCTGTGGTTCGGCGTCGTCATCTTCCTGCTGCTGGTGGCGGCCGCCTATGGCCTGACCCACCTGCTGTCCGGCCGCGCCGCCTACATCCACGTGGGCGCGATGATCGGCACGATCATGGTGGCCAACGTGGCCATGCTGATCATTCCAGGGCAGCGCAAGATGGTCAGCGCGATGCAGGCCGGCGGCAAGCCTGACCCGATCCACGGCATCCGCGCCAAGCAGCGCAGTGTCCACAATAACTACTTTACCCTGCCGGTGCTGTTCATCATGATCAGCAACCACTACGCGATGACGTACCAGCACGCGCATGCCTGGCTGGTGCTGGCCTTCATCATGGCGGCCGGGGTCTTCATTCGCCACTTCTTCAACCTGCGCCACAAGGGCCGCGTGGAGTGGCGCTACCCGGCCATCGGTGTGGCGCTGCTGCTGACGGTCGCCGTGGCGATCGCGCCGCAGCGGCCCGCCGCCAGCGCGGCCGGTGCGGCCGGTGTCGACGCGGCCGCGCAGTTCGCGCAAGTGAAAGCCATCATGGACCAGCGCTGCCTGTCCTGCCATGCGGCCAAGCCCACGCAGCCAGGTTTCGCCACCGCGCCGGCCGGCGTGATGTTCGACACGCCTGAGCAGATCCGCCAGCGCGCGGCGCAGATCCACAAGCAGGTCGTCGAGCTGAAAGCCATGCCGATCGGGAATCTCACCAATATGACGGACGCGGAACGCGGCCAGATCGCCGCCTGGTTCGCGGCAGGAGCAAAATGA
- a CDS encoding M20/M25/M40 family metallo-hydrolase, which yields MNMNRQQQINDWIDAHFDEQVALLQQVLRVPTDTPPGNNAPHADMVAQLVQQYGWQAEKHVVPEATVRDYGMESITNLVVRRPYGAGGPTVALNAHGDVVPPGDNWTYPPYGGVIEDGYIYGRAAAVSKSDFATYIFATRALEALGVPLRGGIELHFTYDEEFGGLLGPGWLLEQNVTRPDMVIAAGFSYQIVTAHNACLQLEITVHGKSGHGAMPETGVDALQAATKILNAIYGQLPELKKIKSQVAGIDSPTMLVGRIDGGTNTNVVPGKVVMKMDRRMIPEEDPVAVEAQVRQLIEDAVRDVPGIRLEIRRLLLSHALRPLPGSQALVAALQKNAEAVLGETIPAVGTPLYADARLYGERGIPAVLYGAGPRTVPESNAKKADERLLLEDLRRATKVVALTLADLLG from the coding sequence ATGAACATGAATCGCCAACAGCAGATCAACGACTGGATCGACGCCCACTTCGACGAGCAGGTGGCCCTGCTGCAGCAGGTGCTGCGCGTGCCCACCGATACCCCGCCGGGCAACAACGCCCCCCACGCCGACATGGTGGCGCAACTGGTCCAGCAGTACGGCTGGCAGGCCGAGAAGCACGTGGTGCCAGAAGCCACGGTGCGCGACTACGGCATGGAGAGCATCACCAATCTGGTGGTGCGCCGTCCGTATGGCGCCGGCGGCCCGACGGTGGCGCTGAACGCGCATGGCGACGTGGTACCGCCCGGCGACAACTGGACCTATCCGCCCTACGGCGGCGTGATCGAGGACGGCTACATCTACGGCCGCGCGGCCGCCGTGTCGAAGAGCGACTTCGCCACCTATATCTTCGCCACCCGCGCGCTGGAAGCGCTGGGCGTGCCTTTGAGAGGCGGTATCGAACTGCACTTTACCTACGACGAGGAATTCGGCGGCCTGCTGGGCCCCGGCTGGCTGCTCGAGCAGAACGTGACGCGGCCGGACATGGTCATCGCGGCCGGCTTCTCCTACCAGATCGTCACCGCGCACAACGCCTGCCTGCAGCTGGAGATCACCGTGCACGGCAAGTCCGGCCACGGCGCGATGCCCGAGACGGGCGTGGATGCGCTGCAGGCGGCTACGAAGATCCTGAACGCGATCTATGGCCAGCTGCCCGAACTGAAGAAGATCAAGTCACAGGTGGCCGGCATCGACTCGCCGACCATGCTGGTGGGCCGCATCGATGGCGGTACCAATACCAACGTGGTGCCGGGCAAGGTCGTGATGAAGATGGACCGGCGCATGATTCCCGAGGAGGACCCCGTCGCGGTCGAGGCGCAGGTGCGCCAGCTGATCGAGGACGCGGTGCGTGACGTGCCGGGTATCCGGCTGGAGATCCGGCGCCTGCTGTTGTCGCACGCGCTGCGGCCGTTGCCGGGCTCGCAGGCGCTGGTGGCGGCGTTGCAGAAGAATGCCGAGGCGGTGTTGGGCGAGACGATTCCGGCCGTCGGCACGCCGCTGTATGCCGATGCGCGGCTGTACGGTGAGCGCGGCATCCCGGCGGTGCTGTACGGCGCCGGCCCGCGCACGGTGCCGGAGTCGAATGCAAAGAAGGCGGATGAGCGGCTGCTGCTGGAGGATTTGCGGCGGGCGACCAAGGTGGTGGCGTTGACCTTGGCGGATTTGCTGGGGTAA